The sequence below is a genomic window from Silene latifolia isolate original U9 population chromosome 7, ASM4854445v1, whole genome shotgun sequence.
AAAGCCGGTTCACAGTCACTCTATGAGTACTCTGCAAGGGAACGTGAGCTCTAATCCTGTAACTGATTCCGAAAGGCAGAAATATAAGGATGATATTGAGCGGCTAAGACATGAAAAAGAGCTGCTTCTTTCAGAATCACAAAGACAGAAGCAGGACGAGTTGGGTATTGCGTCAGAGGTGCAATTAACGAAGGAGCGGCTGCAATATATGGAACAATGTCAGTCAAATTTAGTCTCTTACTTATCGCGTATATTGCAGAAACCCGACCTTGGAAATATTGTGCCTCAATTAGAAGACCACGATAGGAAGAGACGGGCTTCTAGGCCTGACCAGTTTCATGATGATATAACCAACGAAGATAGTATGGGTAGTTTACGGACAAGTAGAAGAGGAAGTCCTGATGATGCCTACACTTTGGATTTAGATACGACAATCTTGGAGAGGCTAGAATCTTGTTTAGTGTTCTGGGAGAATTTAGTTCATGAAGTAGGAGAAGAATATATGCACAAGATTTCACCTTTGGAGTTGGCGGAATCCTCAACTTGTGTGGAGAGTCCAGCAATCTCTTACACACAACTTAATTTTGACGTCGCATGTAATTTGTCGGAAATTGATGTTAATTCTGATCCTCCTGCACCTGCTGTTCAACGGAAAGATCACGAAGCTCCAAAAAGAGTAAATGATGTGTTTTGGGAGCAGTTTTTGACTGAAAATCCCGGTTCCTCCGACGCACAGGAAGTGCAATCTGAAAGAAAAGACCCTGGAGTGAAGGAGAAAGACAGTAGATTGATAGATCATGGAAGTTACTGGTGGAATATCAGGAATGCTAATAATCTAGCTGACAATGTTGGGCAGCTTACTCCAGCAGGCAGAAGCTGATGTCCAGATAACAATTTTGACTTTCATTGCCATAGCTGTTGGGTGTAAATATAGGTAagattgtttttatttttttttgttttgtttcggtTTGTTTTTTGTTTATGTTAGTAGCTGATGTTCATATGACGTTGTAATATTATTGTACCATATTCTCATTGTTCATTAACACCATGCTATATTAGTTGAGATTTGAGAATCCTCTATTGCATTCAGCCTCTCAGTTGATTGCAATCCCTTTTTTTTTCGTTAGATTGTATGCACTTCTGAATTAGTGTGATGTAGCTAACTGTTGATTCAGTTATATTCTTATACTGGTTTTCCGGAGATGACTATTTA
It includes:
- the LOC141592843 gene encoding heat stress transcription factor A-4c-like isoform X1; protein product: MCTHNLGSVLMMDESQGGSNALPPFLTKTYEMVDDPSSDSIVSWSLNNKSFIVWSPPEFSRDLLPKFFKHNNFSSFIRQLNTYGFRKVDPEQWEFQNDDFIRGQPHLLKNIHRRKPVHSHSMSTLQGNVSSNPVTDSERQKYKDDIERLRHEKELLLSESQRQKQDELGIASEVQLTKERLQYMEQCQSNLVSYLSRILQKPDLGNIVPQLEDHDRKRRASRPDQFHDDITNEDSMGSLRTSRRGSPDDAYTLDLDTTILERLESCLVFWENLVHEVGEEYMHKISPLELAESSTCVESPAISYTQLNFDVACNLSEIDVNSDPPAPAVQRKDHEAPKRVNDVFWEQFLTENPGSSDAQEVQSERKDPGVKEKDSRLIDHGSYWWNIRNANNLADNVGQLTPAGRS
- the LOC141592843 gene encoding heat stress transcription factor A-4c-like isoform X2; this translates as MSYNQGSVLMMDESQGGSNALPPFLTKTYEMVDDPSSDSIVSWSLNNKSFIVWSPPEFSRDLLPKFFKHNNFSSFIRQLNTYGFRKVDPEQWEFQNDDFIRGQPHLLKNIHRRKPVHSHSMSTLQGNVSSNPVTDSERQKYKDDIERLRHEKELLLSESQRQKQDELGIASEVQLTKERLQYMEQCQSNLVSYLSRILQKPDLGNIVPQLEDHDRKRRASRPDQFHDDITNEDSMGSLRTSRRGSPDDAYTLDLDTTILERLESCLVFWENLVHEVGEEYMHKISPLELAESSTCVESPAISYTQLNFDVACNLSEIDVNSDPPAPAVQRKDHEAPKRVNDVFWEQFLTENPGSSDAQEVQSERKDPGVKEKDSRLIDHGSYWWNIRNANNLADNVGQLTPAGRS